From a region of the Planctomycetota bacterium genome:
- a CDS encoding complex I subunit 1 family protein: protein MIEFYQSLYELPFIDNDLVGPIAGFVLDNLHWIILLFVTHFTVLGMVAYLILLERKTASWVQDRVGPNRVGFDFGLDFMPKFHFWGLGQPLADGLKFIVKEDYASKHTDKVLFTLAPMAMVITVIISIAVIPWGGTVGERVEAVDVKQAVFTAMNNDVPVGQAVVETITGPERAAYGFRRGNDIIGDVEVAFVPAGVTITDEAVQVVRFDAQGRLEPGTVLPETIAVTDRVVATFIQGWHFQIANLNIGVLFVLAALSLAVYGIVVGGWASNNKYSFLGGLRATANMISYEIPLGLSVLIVVIMFATLDLGVMVSNQADYWFGIIPAWNVFAHPLAFFMFLICIHAEANRAPFDNAEAEQELVGGYHTEYSSMRFAIFFLAEYAGMVTTSAVCVALFFGGWHIPYLDYLFPSLLGGAIDPADRSIISAEFWYIAILRMGVFMVKTVLILFIFMWVRWSLPRFRFDQIMQIAWRSMIPIGLLLVIGTTVVVVASGGNTVDGLSGWEALAMLGMNVVVLGLLVVGRKIVPTAPDVNKKVRVPGSRFARTPLPKATA from the coding sequence GTGATCGAGTTCTACCAGTCCCTCTACGAACTGCCCTTCATTGACAACGATCTTGTGGGACCCATCGCGGGCTTTGTCCTGGACAACCTGCACTGGATCATCCTGCTGTTCGTCACGCACTTCACCGTGCTCGGGATGGTGGCGTACCTGATCCTGCTGGAACGCAAGACGGCGAGTTGGGTGCAGGACCGCGTCGGACCCAACCGCGTGGGCTTCGACTTCGGGCTCGACTTCATGCCGAAGTTTCACTTCTGGGGACTCGGGCAACCGTTGGCCGACGGGCTGAAGTTCATCGTCAAAGAGGACTACGCGTCGAAGCACACCGACAAGGTGCTCTTCACCCTCGCCCCGATGGCGATGGTCATCACGGTGATCATCTCGATCGCGGTGATCCCTTGGGGCGGCACGGTTGGCGAACGGGTCGAGGCGGTGGACGTCAAGCAGGCCGTGTTCACCGCCATGAACAACGACGTACCGGTCGGGCAGGCGGTGGTAGAGACGATCACCGGCCCCGAGCGTGCCGCCTACGGCTTCCGGCGTGGCAACGACATCATCGGTGACGTCGAGGTCGCGTTCGTCCCCGCCGGCGTGACGATCACCGATGAGGCCGTCCAGGTTGTTCGCTTCGATGCCCAGGGTCGCCTCGAGCCGGGCACGGTGTTGCCGGAAACGATTGCGGTGACCGACCGCGTTGTCGCGACCTTCATCCAGGGCTGGCACTTCCAGATCGCGAACCTGAACATCGGTGTGTTGTTCGTGCTTGCCGCCCTTTCGCTCGCCGTCTACGGCATTGTCGTCGGCGGCTGGGCGTCCAACAACAAATACAGCTTCCTCGGTGGCCTGCGTGCGACAGCCAACATGATCTCCTACGAGATCCCGCTCGGACTTTCGGTGCTCATCGTCGTGATCATGTTCGCGACGCTCGATCTGGGCGTGATGGTGTCGAATCAGGCCGACTATTGGTTCGGGATCATCCCCGCGTGGAACGTCTTCGCCCACCCGTTGGCGTTCTTCATGTTCCTGATCTGTATCCACGCCGAGGCCAACCGGGCACCGTTCGACAATGCCGAGGCGGAGCAGGAACTGGTCGGCGGGTACCACACCGAGTACTCCTCGATGCGGTTCGCGATCTTCTTCCTCGCCGAATACGCGGGCATGGTCACGACGTCGGCCGTCTGCGTCGCACTGTTCTTCGGCGGCTGGCACATCCCATACCTCGACTACCTCTTCCCGTCGCTGCTCGGCGGCGCGATCGACCCGGCCGACCGGAGCATCATCTCCGCCGAGTTCTGGTACATCGCCATACTCCGCATGGGCGTGTTCATGGTGAAGACGGTGCTGATCCTCTTCATCTTCATGTGGGTCCGCTGGTCATTGCCGCGGTTCCGCTTCGACCAGATCATGCAGATCGCCTGGCGGTCGATGATCCCGATCGGTTTGCTGCTGGTCATCGGCACCACCGTGGTCGTCGTCGCCTCCGGCGGCAACACCGTCGACGGGCTCAGCGGCTGGGAAGCATTGGCGATGCTCGGCATGAACGTCGTCGTCCTCGGCCTTCTCGTCGTCGGCCGCAAGATCGTCCCGACCGCCCCGGACGTGAACAAGAAAGTCCGCGTCCCCGGCTCCCGCTTCGCCCGAACCCCGCTGCCCAAGGCCACGGCTTAA
- a CDS encoding NADH-quinone oxidoreductase subunit I, giving the protein MANADYITLTEPKLTTSDNFYIPQVLAGLGTTAKHMFDVVVKGKDRVIQYPEERREDMPVAEGGINLKTYRGTHRLNRDEGGRVKCVACFMCSTACPAHCIHIEAGESPWEDREKYPIKFDIDELRCIYCGMCEEACPVDAIELTSIYDLVGLTRQEMIFDKEKLLEMYDRTAEQEPM; this is encoded by the coding sequence ATGGCCAACGCTGACTACATCACGCTGACCGAGCCGAAGTTGACCACCAGCGACAACTTCTACATTCCGCAGGTGCTTGCCGGACTGGGGACCACGGCTAAGCACATGTTCGACGTCGTGGTAAAGGGGAAGGATCGCGTGATCCAGTACCCCGAGGAGCGACGCGAGGACATGCCCGTCGCCGAGGGCGGGATCAATCTCAAGACCTACCGCGGCACCCACCGGCTCAACCGCGACGAGGGCGGACGGGTGAAATGCGTCGCCTGCTTCATGTGTTCCACGGCCTGCCCGGCCCACTGCATCCACATCGAGGCCGGCGAATCCCCCTGGGAGGACCGCGAGAAGTACCCGATCAAGTTCGACATCGACGAACTCCGCTGCATCTACTGCGGCATGTGCGAGGAAGCCTGCCCCGTCGACGCCATCGAGCTGACGAGCATCTACGACCTCGTGGGGCTTACCCGCCAGGAGATGATCTTCGATAAGGAAAAGCTCCTGGAGATGTACGATCGCACGGCCGAGCAAGAGCCGATGTGA
- a CDS encoding PEP-CTERM sorting domain-containing protein: MERSPTSGDARVHLEEISMERLSLLAAGAAIAFAASGASAAAFFESFESGTTGIFGPAEDGDPGTPLPSLTVSTLNATDGTNSVLATQAADGFNQYLRSLDLFEIDDAGTTLSDAFKVGGTLTGDVFLVAGAGSAAPEVFMARQGGSVGFDLTDGDGNFNFAPLTDGASASFSFGVPALPGETGVIGFSLGAQNVGPDAQLFFDNIVFTPIPEPASVGLLGMGLLGLVARRRR, from the coding sequence GTGGAACGTTCGCCAACGTCTGGCGATGCACGTGTGCATCTGGAGGAAATTTCCATGGAACGATTATCTCTTCTCGCCGCTGGTGCGGCGATCGCGTTTGCTGCCAGTGGCGCTTCTGCTGCTGCGTTTTTCGAGTCATTCGAGAGTGGCACGACCGGAATCTTCGGTCCCGCTGAAGACGGCGACCCGGGCACGCCTCTACCGAGCCTGACTGTCAGCACGCTCAATGCAACCGACGGCACCAACAGCGTGCTTGCAACACAGGCTGCGGACGGGTTCAACCAGTATCTTCGCAGCCTCGACCTGTTTGAGATTGACGACGCCGGAACCACACTCAGTGATGCCTTCAAGGTCGGCGGTACGTTGACCGGTGACGTGTTCCTCGTTGCCGGAGCAGGCTCGGCGGCTCCCGAAGTGTTCATGGCCCGTCAAGGCGGCAGTGTTGGGTTCGATCTGACTGATGGTGACGGGAACTTCAACTTCGCACCTCTCACTGATGGAGCAAGTGCTTCCTTCTCGTTCGGCGTCCCCGCGCTGCCCGGTGAAACGGGTGTGATTGGCTTCTCCCTCGGTGCGCAGAACGTTGGACCCGATGCGCAGTTGTTCTTCGACAACATCGTTTTCACCCCGATTCCGGAGCCCGCTTCGGTCGGTCTGCTGGGTATGGGTCTGCTCGGCCTCGTCGCCCGTCGGCGTCGCTAA
- a CDS encoding PEP-CTERM sorting domain-containing protein — MAALLGDAASSGFSTTGVTDGSSSIEITTAPVVVGDTATFLIEFALTEEIIAALQVDPVILYDITLGADPDPTDGVTGGGAFESTFSTDGGFATTAGGFFNEFVSYGDSETVVATLDPGVVDALDSSLANGTVAVFQLNFNVLVEDTTDPTNATVFFDNVRTQSSVVIPEPASLGLLGMAGLGLMRRRK, encoded by the coding sequence ATGGCGGCTTTGCTTGGCGATGCCGCATCGAGCGGGTTTAGCACCACGGGTGTGACCGACGGCTCGAGCAGTATCGAAATCACGACCGCGCCTGTCGTGGTCGGCGATACTGCGACGTTCCTCATCGAGTTCGCGCTCACCGAGGAGATTATCGCGGCACTGCAAGTCGATCCCGTGATTCTCTACGACATCACGCTCGGAGCAGACCCCGACCCGACCGATGGCGTTACCGGTGGCGGAGCCTTCGAATCGACCTTCAGCACTGACGGCGGCTTCGCCACCACCGCCGGTGGTTTCTTCAACGAGTTTGTTTCCTACGGCGACTCGGAAACGGTAGTGGCCACCCTCGACCCGGGTGTCGTTGATGCCCTCGACTCGTCGCTGGCCAACGGCACGGTCGCCGTTTTCCAGCTCAACTTCAACGTTCTCGTCGAGGACACCACTGATCCGACCAATGCCACGGTCTTTTTCGACAATGTTCGCACACAGTCCTCGGTTGTCATCCCCGAGCCGGCCAGTCTTGGCCTGTTGGGCATGGCCGGCCTCGGCCTGATGCGTCGTCGTAAGTGA